The following proteins are co-located in the Tripterygium wilfordii isolate XIE 37 chromosome 2, ASM1340144v1, whole genome shotgun sequence genome:
- the LOC120012439 gene encoding protein FLC EXPRESSOR isoform X1 produces MTGRNHLPSRTHHHLIDEPRLLNRHHATAAISANRPHPSVLLEDRIEIQHREIQALLLDNQRLAATHVALKQELALADEDIRHISAAAASVKAERDDEVREVYERSLKMEAEARAVDAMSVKLNEVRADIEKLNASRMELTARLQDINAELANVQPESEQVLAMKTEIETIGKEVQKGRAAIEMEKKTHAANLEHRQVMEKSMVSMTREIEKLHAELANAEKRARAAAAANPGPGYAAPSYGTPEMGGYGGSPYPDSYGLHQVQGDADAIPEVSGATSHGSYDAHGVHVTR; encoded by the exons ATGACGGGACGCAATCACTTGCCATCCCGAACCCACCATCACTTGATCGACGAACCACGCCTCCTTAACCGCCATCACGCAACGGCGGCAATCTCGGCTAACCGGCCCCATCCATCCGTGCTCCTCGAGGATCGTATCGAAATCCAGCACCGGGAGATCCAAGCTCTCCTCCTAGACAATCAACGGCTAGCGGCTACACACGTGGCGCTCAAGCAAGAACTCGCTCTCGCTGATGAGGATATACGCCACATATCGGCTGCTGCGGCCAGCGTGAAAGCCGAGAGGGACGATGAAGTGCGAGAGGTGTATGAAAGGTCCCTGAAGATGGAAGCCGAGGCGCGGGCCGTCGACGCGATGAGTGTGAAGCTCAATGAGGTGCGAGCTGATATAGAAAAGCTCAACGCGTCCCGCATGGAATTGACGGCGCGGCTACAGGATATCAATGCCGAGCTTGCCAATGTGCAACCGGAGTCTGAACAGGTGCTGGCCATGAAGACGGAGATAGAGACCATCGGTAAAGAGGTTCaaaaaggaag GGCTGCTAttgaaatggagaaaaagaCACATGCTGCAAACCTCGAACATAGGCAAGTGATGGAGAAAAGTATGGTTTCCATGACTCGTGAAATTGAGAAACTCCATGCTGAGCTGGCTAATGCAGAGAAGAGAGCAAGGGCGGCAGCTGCAGCAAACCCTG GTCCTGGATATGCTGCTCCGAGTTATGGCACTCCTGAAATGGGGGGATATGGAGGAAGTCCGTATCCTGATTCGTACGGTCTGCATCAG GTTCAGGGCGATGCTGATGCTATCCCTGAGGTGTCTGGAGCAACGTCACATGGTTCTTATGATGCACATGGAGTTCATGTAACCAGATAA
- the LOC120012439 gene encoding protein FLC EXPRESSOR isoform X2, which translates to MTGRNHLPSRTHHHLIDEPRLLNRHHATAAISANRPHPSVLLEDRIEIQHREIQALLLDNQRLAATHVALKQELALADEDIRHISAAAASVKAERDDEVREVYERSLKMEAEARAVDAMSVKLNEVRADIEKLNASRMELTARLQDINAELANVQPESEQVLAMKTEIETIGKEVQKGRAAIEMEKKTHAANLEHRQVMEKSMVSMTREIEKLHAELANAEKRARAAAAANPGPGYAAPSYGTPEMGGYGGSPYPDSYGLHQGDADAIPEVSGATSHGSYDAHGVHVTR; encoded by the exons ATGACGGGACGCAATCACTTGCCATCCCGAACCCACCATCACTTGATCGACGAACCACGCCTCCTTAACCGCCATCACGCAACGGCGGCAATCTCGGCTAACCGGCCCCATCCATCCGTGCTCCTCGAGGATCGTATCGAAATCCAGCACCGGGAGATCCAAGCTCTCCTCCTAGACAATCAACGGCTAGCGGCTACACACGTGGCGCTCAAGCAAGAACTCGCTCTCGCTGATGAGGATATACGCCACATATCGGCTGCTGCGGCCAGCGTGAAAGCCGAGAGGGACGATGAAGTGCGAGAGGTGTATGAAAGGTCCCTGAAGATGGAAGCCGAGGCGCGGGCCGTCGACGCGATGAGTGTGAAGCTCAATGAGGTGCGAGCTGATATAGAAAAGCTCAACGCGTCCCGCATGGAATTGACGGCGCGGCTACAGGATATCAATGCCGAGCTTGCCAATGTGCAACCGGAGTCTGAACAGGTGCTGGCCATGAAGACGGAGATAGAGACCATCGGTAAAGAGGTTCaaaaaggaag GGCTGCTAttgaaatggagaaaaagaCACATGCTGCAAACCTCGAACATAGGCAAGTGATGGAGAAAAGTATGGTTTCCATGACTCGTGAAATTGAGAAACTCCATGCTGAGCTGGCTAATGCAGAGAAGAGAGCAAGGGCGGCAGCTGCAGCAAACCCTG GTCCTGGATATGCTGCTCCGAGTTATGGCACTCCTGAAATGGGGGGATATGGAGGAAGTCCGTATCCTGATTCGTACGGTCTGCATCAG GGCGATGCTGATGCTATCCCTGAGGTGTCTGGAGCAACGTCACATGGTTCTTATGATGCACATGGAGTTCATGTAACCAGATAA
- the LOC120008457 gene encoding glucan endo-1,3-beta-glucosidase 9, giving the protein MLSRSSLKLGKANFPLPLTFFLSPRPPPSLFLMPRTLCLFLLVVSALGYLAGAIGVNWGTMASHPLPPPKVVELLKSNNISKVKLFDANPNVLEALSGSNIGVTVGIPNSMLRNLNSSKKAAGSWVHDNVTRYFSTGRSGVRIEYVAVGDEPFLQSYGTQYFPFIIGAAINIQVALARANLASEVKVVVPCSFDAFQSESILPSKGHFRTDLNKTMIELLTFLGKHHSPFFVTISPFLFFRQNKNISLDFALFKETARPHNDSHRTYKNSFDLSYDTLVTALSTAGFPDMDIVVAQIGWPTDGAPNASSSIAETFMKGLTKHLQSKSGTPLRPRNPPLETYILSLLDENQRSISNGNFERHWGVFTFDGQAKYRMDFGQDPRTLVNVQNVEYLPSKWCVVNNNKDLSNASASAVGACSTADCSALSPGGSCFNITWPANISFAFNSYYQMHDQRLDSCDFGGLGLITTVDPSVDGCRFSVELQTSQSTSLFGASNFRWMFLLLIHIFACSLNPRLYIYI; this is encoded by the exons ATGCTCTCACGCTCATCACTGAAACTCGGAAAAGCCAACTTTCCGCTACCGTtaactttttttctctctcctcgtcctcctccttctctctttctcatgCCTCGAACTCTCTGTCTCTTCCTCCTGGTTGTCTCGGCCTTGGGCTATCTGGCTGGAGCCATTGGCGTGAACTGGGGCACCATGGCCTCGCACCCGCTGCCCCCTCCCAAGGTCGTGGAGCTCTTGAAGTCCAACAACATTTCCAAAGTCAAGCTCTTCGATGCGAACCCCAATGTCCTTGAAGCACTGTCCGGGTCCAACATTGGAGTAACTGTGGGTATACCCAACTCAATGCTCAGAAATTTGAACAGTTCAAAGAAAGCTGCCGGGAGCTGGGTCCACGACAATGTTACTCGCTACTTCTCTACTGGTCGAAGTGGAGTTCGAATCGA GTATGTTGCAGTTGGAGATGAGCCATTTCTCCAAAGTTATGGCACACAGTATTTTCCCTTCATTATTGGAGCAGCTATCAACATCCAAGTCGCTCTAGCCAGAGCAAACTTAGCAAGTGAAGTGAAGGTTGTTGTTCCATGTAGTTTTGATGCTTTCCAATCTGAATCTATCTTGCCCTCTAAAGGACACTTCAGAACTGACCTCAACAAAACTATGATTGAACTCCTCACATTTCTAGGCAAGCATCACTCGCCCTTTTTCGTGACCATCTCCCCATTCTTATTTTTCCGCCAAAACAAGAACATTTCCCTTGACTTTGCACTCTTCAAAGAAACAGCTCGTCCTCATAATGACAGCCATAGAACATACAAGAACAGCTTTGACTTGAGCTATGATACACTGGTTACTGCATTATCAACAGCTGGATTCCCGGATATGGATATTGTTGTTGCTCAAATTGGTTGGCCTACAGATGGAGCACCCAATGCCTCCTCATCCATTGCAGAGACTTTCATGAAAGGGTTGACAAAACATCTCCAAAGCAAATCAGGAACCCCTCTAAGACCTCGAAATCCACCACTGGAAACGTACATTCTTAGCCTTCTAGATGAAAACCAAAGAAGCATCTCCAACGGAAATTTTGAGAGACATTGGGGTGTGTTCACTTTTGATGGCCAAGCAAAGTATCGTATGGATTTTGGCCAGGATCCAAGAACCTTGGTGAATGTGCAGAATGTTGAATACCTTCCTTCCAAATGGTGTGTCGTGAACAACAATAAAGACTTGTCTAATGCTTCTGCAAGCGCTGTAGGGGCATGTTCAACTGCTGATTGCTCTGCCCTATCTCCGGGTGGATCCTGTTTTAATATCACTTGGCCTGCAAACATATCGTTTGCATTTAATAGCTACTATCAGATGCATGATCAAAGGTTAGATAGCTGTGATTTTGGAGGGTTGGGTTTAATCACAACTGTTGATCCATCAGTCGATGGTTGTAGGTTTTCTGTTGAGCTTCAAACCTCTCAGTCAACATCCCTCTTCGGAGCCTCGAATTTTAGGTGGATGTTCTTACTGCTAATACACATATTTGCATGTTCTTTGAATCCTAGATTGTATATTTACATCTAG